In Micrococcales bacterium, the following proteins share a genomic window:
- the pdxA gene encoding 4-hydroxythreonine-4-phosphate dehydrogenase PdxA, producing MNPPVLALSIGDPAGIGPEIALRTLAEFSDGSLAHGIAVGDLAVMDRARAAAGLAVELRAVDRWDGQAAPGVVDVFDIEVVGDDPPPWGQVSQRAGQAAVTAIETATRAALDGLVDGVVTGPINKEAIWLAGSEHLGHTEMLGALTGATEQDTMFVVRRTHAPFHQLRIFFATRHLSLRRAVDAITLEAQLASLRRAVKALGVFGFDEARLAVAALNPHGGEGGAFGDEEIKSIGPAVAAAQQEGLNVEGPIPADSVFHLGLMGEYDAVLAQYHDQGHIASKTFDFDGTISVTVGLPILRTSVDHGTAFDIAGRGMAGHQTMRSAFLAAAELADFAPALRQAYGRDLEAAG from the coding sequence ATGAACCCACCCGTACTGGCCCTGAGCATTGGCGATCCGGCCGGAATTGGCCCGGAAATCGCTTTGAGAACCCTGGCCGAGTTCTCCGATGGATCACTGGCCCACGGTATTGCGGTTGGTGACCTGGCGGTAATGGACCGGGCCAGGGCGGCTGCGGGTCTTGCCGTTGAGCTGCGGGCGGTTGACCGCTGGGACGGGCAGGCCGCACCGGGCGTGGTCGACGTTTTTGATATCGAAGTGGTCGGTGACGACCCACCACCTTGGGGCCAGGTCAGTCAGCGGGCCGGGCAGGCAGCCGTCACGGCGATCGAGACAGCTACCCGGGCGGCGCTGGACGGCTTGGTTGATGGTGTTGTAACCGGACCGATCAACAAAGAAGCCATTTGGTTGGCGGGCTCGGAGCACCTGGGGCACACCGAGATGCTTGGTGCGCTGACCGGCGCGACAGAGCAGGACACCATGTTTGTGGTCCGCCGCACCCATGCACCGTTCCACCAGTTGCGCATCTTTTTCGCCACCCGGCACCTGTCACTGCGGCGGGCGGTTGACGCCATCACTCTGGAAGCACAACTGGCCTCGCTTAGGCGGGCGGTCAAGGCCCTGGGGGTATTTGGGTTTGACGAGGCCCGCTTGGCGGTGGCGGCGCTTAACCCGCACGGCGGCGAGGGCGGTGCCTTTGGCGATGAAGAAATCAAGTCGATTGGACCGGCTGTGGCGGCGGCCCAGCAAGAGGGCCTGAATGTGGAGGGACCGATTCCGGCGGACTCGGTTTTCCACCTAGGTCTAATGGGAGAGTACGACGCTGTTTTGGCGCAGTACCACGACCAGGGTCATATCGCCTCGAAAACCTTTGACTTTGATGGCACCATTTCGGTGACTGTGGGCTTGCCTATCTTGAGGACCTCAGTTGACCATGGCACTGCCTTTGATATTGCCGGCCGGGGTATGGCCGGCCACCAGACCATGCGCTCGGCTTTCCTGGCCGCAGCCGAACTGGCAGATTTCGCGCCAGCGCTACGCCAGGCCTATGGACGTGACCTGGAGGCCGCCGGTTGA
- a CDS encoding methyltransferase domain-containing protein, with the protein MPRSQRLSALWDRRARGWASPRSEAKYFGPNRRWICARAVGATLEVGCGTGANFAYLGPDITLTALDFAPKMVQTSRAAAATLGRQVHLQVANAQALPFADGQFDCVISTWTLCCVEDEVKAVSEMARVLKPGGRLLLVDHIKSSNRLIGLAQRLVEIVSVPLSGEHYTRRPLKTATDLGLEVVASERSHLGITERLQATKK; encoded by the coding sequence ATGCCAAGAAGCCAACGGCTCAGCGCGCTGTGGGATAGACGGGCCCGCGGCTGGGCTTCACCTCGCAGCGAGGCCAAATACTTTGGGCCGAATCGTCGCTGGATCTGTGCCAGGGCGGTTGGCGCGACCCTAGAGGTGGGCTGTGGCACCGGCGCCAACTTCGCCTACTTGGGCCCAGACATCACCCTGACCGCACTGGACTTCGCCCCCAAAATGGTCCAAACCTCCCGGGCCGCCGCCGCCACTTTGGGGCGTCAGGTTCACCTTCAAGTGGCCAACGCCCAGGCCCTGCCTTTTGCGGACGGCCAATTCGACTGCGTTATTAGCACCTGGACCTTGTGCTGCGTCGAAGATGAGGTCAAGGCTGTCTCGGAGATGGCTCGGGTCCTCAAACCCGGTGGCAGGCTGCTGCTAGTGGACCACATCAAATCCTCCAACCGCCTAATCGGATTGGCTCAACGACTAGTTGAGATAGTCTCTGTGCCCCTAAGCGGCGAACACTACACTCGCCGCCCCCTGAAAACCGCCACTGACCTGGGGTTAGAGGTTGTCGCCAGCGAGCGCAGCCACCTTGGCATAACCGAACGACTCCAGGCCACCAAGAAATAA
- a CDS encoding beta-propeller domain-containing protein, which produces MNDKIFRDMAEQMKPSDDLVGGLMGRLDQLDQTSKGGQPEPKQPVIAAKASKWWRSTAVPWFAAAACLALAAGVGVWAVSRPPVVGGTGLMAAGGPASTIEVVPAAAYADVYEAVEAALANQAAGRGRGGDLDGVPFNGERDFVADAAPGAGQGAAQDYRLTPTGQGEQYQFSLTNTQVAGIDEGDIVKTDGKALYVASGARVEILLPDGANTRQVATIDTALAESTVPGAVLDMMLSGDTLVVFTQAYEVDASAISGNQDTVYVPYQVEQTVAALYNVSDPASPELITYFGQSGSYASSRLVGNVLYLVSDYSLNDTDQLDQADPSTYVPMIHDGEVASAMVPDDILLVTPAEQARYAVASAIDLAATERLSAQTVLAGAETIYMSPDNLFLAATIWNGQLAWGADGEATYEGPITTIVRLALNEGQLAAAAQDAVPGQLLNQFSLDERDGFLRLAVDVTGFDGEQWLRQVSLYVLDSDLAVVGLVDNLAQDETVKSVRFDGEVGYVVTFRQTDPLFAVDLSQPSQPEVMSALKIPGFSAYLHPWAEGKLLGLGVDGDEDGRTDGLKLAMFDTSDPYAVDLIAGKHLAASGSEALDNHKAVLVDTEQSLIGFPTWSYDSSGGYKYSYVVYSYDPDSGFWRLKDLPVPTAQAGPANSYGCGDLDWGSCAAAQMDVAIRGLLIDEWLVVATAAGVDVYSMDSFDQIASVELGGR; this is translated from the coding sequence ATGAATGACAAAATCTTCCGCGATATGGCGGAGCAAATGAAGCCAAGTGATGACCTGGTGGGCGGCCTAATGGGGCGGTTGGACCAGCTTGATCAGACCTCGAAAGGGGGCCAGCCTGAACCAAAACAGCCGGTAATCGCAGCCAAGGCGTCAAAGTGGTGGCGCTCGACCGCCGTGCCGTGGTTTGCCGCGGCCGCCTGCCTGGCGCTGGCGGCCGGCGTTGGAGTCTGGGCCGTCTCGCGCCCGCCGGTGGTGGGGGGCACCGGCCTGATGGCGGCGGGCGGCCCGGCTTCAACGATTGAGGTGGTGCCGGCGGCGGCCTATGCCGATGTTTACGAAGCGGTCGAGGCCGCCTTGGCGAATCAGGCCGCCGGCCGAGGCAGGGGAGGGGACCTTGACGGTGTGCCCTTCAACGGCGAGCGGGATTTTGTCGCCGACGCCGCCCCAGGCGCCGGCCAGGGTGCCGCCCAGGACTACCGTCTAACACCCACTGGCCAGGGCGAACAGTACCAATTCTCTCTAACCAACACCCAGGTGGCTGGTATCGATGAGGGTGACATTGTCAAAACAGACGGCAAAGCCTTGTACGTCGCCTCAGGCGCCCGGGTAGAGATTCTCTTGCCCGATGGCGCCAACACCCGTCAGGTGGCCACCATCGACACGGCTTTGGCTGAGTCGACCGTGCCTGGCGCAGTCTTGGACATGATGCTGAGCGGCGACACTTTGGTGGTCTTCACCCAGGCCTACGAGGTTGACGCGTCTGCCATTAGCGGCAACCAGGACACCGTCTACGTGCCGTACCAGGTCGAACAAACGGTGGCGGCCTTGTACAACGTCTCCGACCCGGCCAGTCCGGAACTGATCACCTACTTTGGGCAATCCGGTTCCTACGCCAGCTCACGTTTGGTAGGCAACGTGCTCTACCTGGTGAGCGACTATTCGCTCAATGACACCGACCAACTGGACCAAGCCGACCCATCCACCTATGTGCCTATGATCCATGACGGCGAGGTGGCCAGTGCGATGGTGCCCGATGACATTCTTCTGGTCACCCCGGCCGAGCAAGCCCGCTACGCCGTCGCTAGTGCCATCGACCTGGCCGCGACCGAACGCCTCAGTGCGCAAACGGTTCTGGCTGGTGCAGAGACTATCTACATGAGCCCGGACAACCTATTCCTGGCTGCCACCATTTGGAACGGTCAGTTGGCGTGGGGCGCGGACGGTGAGGCGACCTACGAAGGGCCAATCACGACTATTGTCCGCCTGGCCCTGAACGAAGGACAACTGGCGGCGGCCGCGCAGGATGCGGTTCCAGGGCAACTGCTCAACCAGTTCTCTTTGGATGAAAGGGACGGTTTCCTACGCCTGGCGGTGGACGTAACCGGGTTTGACGGCGAACAATGGCTCCGTCAGGTCTCGTTGTATGTCTTGGACAGCGATTTGGCAGTGGTTGGTTTGGTCGACAACCTAGCCCAAGACGAGACGGTCAAATCTGTCCGGTTTGACGGTGAAGTTGGCTACGTGGTGACCTTCAGGCAAACCGACCCGCTTTTCGCTGTCGATTTGAGCCAGCCAAGCCAGCCTGAAGTCATGAGTGCCTTGAAGATTCCCGGTTTCAGTGCCTACCTCCACCCCTGGGCCGAAGGTAAGCTGCTAGGCCTGGGTGTTGACGGAGACGAAGACGGCAGAACCGATGGCCTCAAACTCGCCATGTTCGACACTTCAGATCCATATGCGGTCGACCTGATTGCCGGCAAGCATCTGGCGGCGTCTGGTTCTGAGGCCTTGGACAACCACAAGGCCGTGCTCGTTGACACCGAGCAAAGCCTGATCGGCTTCCCAACTTGGTCCTATGACTCCAGTGGAGGCTACAAGTACAGCTATGTGGTCTACTCCTACGACCCAGACAGCGGCTTTTGGCGGCTCAAAGACCTGCCGGTTCCAACCGCGCAAGCCGGGCCCGCCAACAGCTACGGCTGCGGCGACCTGGACTGGGGCAGTTGCGCCGCCGCCCAAATGGATGTGGCAATTCGCGGTCTGCTGATCGACGAATGGCTCGTTGTGGCCACCGCCGCCGGCGTTGACGTCTACTCGATGGACTCCTTTGACCAGATCGCCAGCGTCGAGCTAGGTGGCCGCTGA